The Paenibacillus yonginensis genome segment ATGAGGCTTTGTTCCGTGCCGGCATCCATCCGGAGCGCCCGGCGGATTCGTTAAGGGATGAAGAGTGGACAGCCCTGTATCAAAGCATTATTTCGACCTTGACCGAGGCTGTTGAAGCCGGCGGTTCATCCATCAAGTCCTATGTGAATGGACAAGGGGAGATGGGGATGTTTCAGCAGCAGCTGCAAATATATGGCCGGAAAAATGAGAGCTGCAGCCGCTGCGGCGGCGTGATTGAGAAATCGGTCGTCGGCGGGCGCGGCACCCATTATTGCCCGCGCTGCCAGCAGCTTTAGCTAGTATGATTTAATGAGGTGAGTGCAATTGAAGATCGGGCTGACAGGCGGAATAGCAACGGGGAAAAGCACGGTTTCCCGCATGCTGACCCGCCGGGGAGCGCTGTTGATTGATGCCGATGTTCTGGCCCGCGAGGTCATGGAACCCGGGCATCCGGTGCTGGAGGCCGTTGTGCAGCGTTTTGGAAAGGACATCCTGCTGCCGGACGGAACCTTGGATCGGAAGAAGCTGGGGACCCGTGTGTTCGAGAGCCCGGAAGAACGTCTTGCTCTGAATGCGATCACACATCCCGCGATTCGTGCGGAGACGAAGCGAAGAATAGAGGCGTATGAAGCCGAATATCCGGACAAGCTGGTAGTAGCCG includes the following:
- the coaE gene encoding dephospho-CoA kinase, translated to MKIGLTGGIATGKSTVSRMLTRRGALLIDADVLAREVMEPGHPVLEAVVQRFGKDILLPDGTLDRKKLGTRVFESPEERLALNAITHPAIRAETKRRIEAYEAEYPDKLVVADIPLLYESGLDSLYETIMVVYVPREIQLMRLMERDGLDALQAEARLSAQMDIEQKRTIADIVIDNSQGLEQTEAQVEAFWKSCGLS